The DNA segment CGTCGTAGGTTTCGCCGCGATTTATCTCTGCCGCAATCATGTGCGGCAAAAGTGGCTGCCGCTGGCGCTGGGCCTGGCCCTTTCCCTCATCGCTTTTGGCGTAGTGGATGCCGTCACCTGGGGGTCTCCATTCCAAACGTTGTGGAAGGGGGTCTGGAGCAACGTGGCGCAGGCGAAGAGCGTGCAGTTTGGGGCCGCGCCCTGGTACGCCTACTTCGGATCGCTGGTTTGGGTCTGGTCCTGGGGATTTCCCCTGATCGCGTATTTCGCGGCGCTGGGGGCCAAACGCAGTCCATTGCTCTTCTGGCTGGTAGCGGTCTTGTTTCTCTCCCACTCCCTGCTCGCCCACAAGGAGTATCGCTTTCTTTACCTGCTGATTCCGCTTACTTGCGTGCTCGTGGCCTTGGGAATATCGGAGAAGATCGCGCGCTTTCCCAGACATCCGACCGCGGCGCTCACCGGCATGCTGGTGGCCTGGTGCCTGGGCTCGGCCCTGCTCGCCTGGAACTTCCGCCCCTACTGGACGGTGTACTCCGGCAACCTGCGCGCCTTTGAGCAGATGAGCCGTTCCCCGGATACCTGTGGCGTGGGTCTGCTCGGCGTACCCTGGAGCTGGACCGGCGGGTACACATACCTGCATCGCGACCTGCCCATCCTGCAACTGGAGTTGCCGGGCGATCCCGAGCGCCTGAGCTCGCACTTCAACTACCTGCTGGCCTCGGATCGCGCCTCTTCCATACCGGCAGGCTTTGCGCGTCAATGGTGCTGGCGCGGTTCTTGCCTGTTCAAGCGGCCCGGCGACTGCACGCCGATGCCCGGCTATCACATCAATCAGGTTCTGCAGCAAAGAGGACAGTGAGCTCCGTCATGCGCCCATGGGCCGTGTCGGTAAGAAAAAGATTTGCCCGGTGCCCGGAGATGCCGGAGAATCACTCGATGGAACGGGGAAGCGAGGTTTGAGCAACACCACTTCCGCCGCCAACCTCGCCGCGGCGCGGGCCAGCGGACTGGGCCCGCGCGCCGACCTGTTTCTGGTCAGCTTCCTGGTTCTGTTTCTCGAGCTGGCCTGCATCCGTTGGTTCCCGGCCCACGTCCTCTACCTTACGTTTTTCACCAACACGGTGTTGATGGCGTGTTTTCTGGGCATGTCGGTGGGATGCCTGGCGGCATCGCGCTCGCGCAACTACCTCATGGGCACGCCGGTGCTGTTGCTGGTCGCGGTTGCAGGCGGACAACTGGTGGAATACGCGCGGCACTCGATCGAGCGTGTGGTGGTCGTCGGCAACCAAGCCTCTCCGCAGCTGGTCTACTTCGGCACCGAGTACCGGGTGCAGGACCTGGCGCGCTTCGTGGTGCCCATCGAGGCCCTGGGCGGTGCGTTCTTCTTGGTACTGGCATTGGTCCTATTGGGTCCGGGACAGGAATTGGGCCGCTGCCTGGATAGGGTGCCGGACCGGATTCAGGCCTACACCCTGAATATTCTGGGCAGCCTGGCGGGCATCGTTGCGTTCGCGTTGAGTTCCTGGTGGCAGCTTTCGCCGCTTGCCTGGTTTCTGGTCGTGGCCGCCTGCATGGCGTATCTCCTGCGCCGGCACTGCACGCGGCGGGCGCTGGTCGTGCGCGGCTCACTGCTGGTTCTGATTGCGTTCCTGGCCAGCCTTAGTGTCGCCGATTACCGCCGCACCGTCGAAGTCTTCTGGTCACCCTACTACCGCATTGACTACCAGTATCAACGGCGCCAGATCGTGGTGAACCAGATCGGCCATCAGGGCATGGTGGCCAGCGGGGATGACCGTGCTCCCGCGTTCGCCTATTCACTGCCCCATCTGCTGCGGCGGGATTCCGGCGGGCCACCCTTCGGCGACGTGCTCATCATCGGCGCCGGTTCCGGCAACGATGTGGCCCATGCGCTGCGTTGGGGCGCTCGCCATGTGGACGCGGTGGAGATCGATCCGGTCATCAACCGGCTCGGCCGCCTGCATCATCCGGACCGTCCCTACGACGATCCGCGCGTGACCATCCACCTGGACGATGGCCGCAACCTCCTGCGTTCTACCTCGCGTCGCTACGATCTCATCATCTACGCCCTGGTCGACTCACTCGTCCTGCACAGCAGCTACAGCAACCTCCGCCTGGAGAGCTACCTGTTCACACGCGAGGCGTTCGCGGATGTGCATCGCCTGCTCAAGCCCGGCGGCGTCTTCGCCATGTACAACTACTTCCGGCAAGGCTGGATCGTGGCCCGGCTCGCGCAGGGTGTGGAGGAAACCTTCGGCGAACACCCCCTGATCCTGGCTCTGCCTTACAAGGAGCGTGTGCAGGAAACCCGCAGCGGTGGCTTCACCATGCTGCTGGCCGGCAACATCGCGCCGCTCCAGCAAGCCTTCCAGCAGCAGCCCGAATACTGGCTGCCAAGCGACCAGGCGCCGCGGCCGGATTCCCCGTCCGGCTTCCAGAACCGGCCGGACCCGGCAGCGCCCGATCGCTGGCTCCGCTTTGGCCTGGCCACGCTCGTTCCACCCGCCGACTTGCGCAGCGCTACCGACGAATGGCCTTTCCTCTACTTGCGTCGTCCTCTGATCCCGGACGTCGCTTGGCGGGGCATGCTCATCATGGGAGCGATTGCGCTGGTGTTGATCCTGCTCTTCCGGCCGCGCGAAACCGGGTCCGTTGCAGGCGGGCCCCGCTTCGACGGGCAGATGTTCTTTCTGGGCGCAGGCTTCCTGCTGATCGAAACCAAGGCCGTGGTGCAAATGGCGCTGCTGTTTGGAAGCACTTGGATGGTCAACAGCGTCGTGTTCTTCGCCGTGTTGGTGATGATCCTGCTGGCGAATCTGTTCGTGCTGCGGGTACGACCTGCGCATTTGTGGCCGTACTACGCCTGCCTGCTGGCGGCGCTGGCTCTCAACTGCGTCGTCCCGCTGAACTGGTTCCTGGGCATGGACCGTACGTTGCAGGTGCTGGCTTCCTGTGCGCTCGTCTTTACTCCTATTCTGTTTGCGGGGATTGTCTTCGCCACCTGCTTCGCTCGCGTGCGCATGCCGGACCTGGCCTTCGGGGCCAACATTGCCGGCGCTATCCTGGGTGGCCTCTCCGAGTACACTTCCATGTTGATCGGATTCCGCTATCTGATGTTGTTGGCCATCCTCTTCTATGTGCTTTCGGCCCTGCTCCGGCCGCAGCCGTTCGTGGCGCCGGAGCCCGGGTCCGATGTCGCGGCCGCCGGATCCGCAGCCGCATGACGCCCCATCCTCCTGTTCGCTTCTCGCTGGTGTTGCCCACCTACAACGAAGCGGCCAACATCGAGCGCATGGTGCCCTCGCTTCAGGAGGTATTCAGCGCGGCCAAGCTCGCGGACTATGAGATTGTCATCGTGGATGACGACAGTCCGGACGGAACGGGCTCCATCGCCGATTCGTTAGCCGCAGCCTCCGCCGGCCGCGTCCGTTCGCTGCGCCGCAAGGGGGAGCGCGGACTAGCCACGGCAGTCGTCGCCGGCTGGAAGACCACAAAGGCGCCGGTGCTGGCGGTGATGGATGCCGATGGCCAGCATCCCCCGGAAGTGGTCCCACGCCTTCTCCAGGCTCTGGACCGCGGCGCGGACGTCGCCGTCGCCAGCCGCTACACCGCTGGCGGCGACATCCCCCGCTGGAACGTGGTCCGCCGGCTGGGGTCGAAGTTCGCCACCCTCCTCGTGCGCCTCGCTCTTCCCGCCGGCGTCCGCCACCTCCGCGACCCGCTCTCCGGATGTTTCGCCCTGCGGCGGGAAGTGATTGAAGGCGTGGAGCTGAAGCCTCTCGGCTTCAAGATTCTGCTGGAAGTGTTGCTCCGCGGGCGCGTGCACCGGCTGGAGGAAGTGCCCTACGTCTTTGCCCCGCGCACGGGAGGCAAGAGCAAGCTCGGCGCGCGCGTGGCCATCCTGGACGCCGTCCAGTTGCTGCGTTCTTCCTGGCAGAGCCGCCGGGGGCGGCCGTAGCCACTACTTGGTTCCTACCGAGAAGCCCAGCAGCGCATCCACCTCGATCACTTCGTTGCCGCGCAAGACGGGGCGGAAGCGCCAGTCCTTCAGTGCCGCCATCACTTTGACGGCTACCTCCTGCGAGGAAGTGCTGACCACGCGCAGGTCTCTGAGGAATCCCGAGCGGTCGAGCACGCACCCGATGATCACCCGCGTCATGGGCGTGCCGGGAGGGAAGTCGGCGCGCAGTGGTTCCGGCGCAGTGAGGTCGCTTTGGAAGCCGCTGATGTCCTGTGGCCGCTCGGAGTACTGCAGCACGCCCGTGCCTAATCGCGTCTGGATGTAGATGCTGTAGACACGCGGGCCTTTCAACAATCCATAGGTGGGGAGCGCTCCACCGGAGCGCGGCGTCGCGATCACGGTGACCGTGGGCACATGCCGGCCCTCGGTGGGGGTGCGACCCGGCGGGGCTGGGGCCCCGGCGGTGGCAAAGCTCGGCAGATTGACTACCCCGCCGCGAATGGTGACGCCGGCCAGTCCGCTGCGGCTGGTGCCGCTACCGCTGCCGCCCGGCCCCGGTCCCGGCGAGATCCCGCCGCGCGCTCCGGCGTCGGCGCCGAACCCTGTTCCCGAGTCGGCCGCGCCCGGTCCCGTACCGTGGGTCCCGCTGCCGGGTCCGGTTCCAACTCCGATTCCTGTGCCGCCTCCGGAGCCACCGGCCCCGGTCGTACCCGACCCCGCAGGCGACATGGCCAGCGTGCCGGCGCTTGCCCCGGGCACACCGACCGCATCGCCCGGATTGGTCGAGATCACCACTCCACTAGCTTCCGCAGTGCCATCCGGAGAGCCTTCGGGATCGGTGCCCACGCCGTGTGCGTTCGCCACCTGCCCCTCGGGTCTCCCATTCGGATCGTCGGATGCCACATCAGGCCCGGAAGCCGCGGTACCCGTGCCCTCGGGCGTTCCCGCCGAAGCTACTTCTGGGATGGCGGACGCGCCGGGAAGATTGCCTGCGATTTCGCGCACGCTCCGCCGACCCACGGAAGGCGCCGCCAGCGTGGGCAAGGGGACGGCCAGCTTCGGGTCAGCCACCGTAGCTTGCGGCACGCGAATGTCGGGCGGAGGGGGCACGACTATCGTCGGCATTTGGGGAACATTGAGTGACGCGGCGGACCGTCGCGGAACCGGCGCCGGAGCCACAACCCTGGGTTCGGGCATGCTCACGCCCAGCTTCGTGCCGCGCGCGGCGGCCGCCATGGGGAGCGGTGGCGGCGGAGCCGCGGCCACCGCCACCAGATTCGCCACGGCATCGTTGCGCTGGGGCAGGTTCAATTTGGGTGCATCGGCCACGCGCTCCACCAGTCGCGGCCCGCGCGAGATGCGGATCACCTGCGTCGGGTGGAATGCCTCGCGCCCTCCCGAGCGTCCCGACCGGCCCGCTTCCGCTCCGCCCACATCTTCCATGCGTGGCAGGTCGGGCGAAGGCTGCAGCACCACCTGCACCTCGGGCGGTGGTTCCGGCTTCTTCGGCTCCGGTTTGCGCACTTCACGCGGATTCGGCTTCGGCTGCCGGGCTTGTCGCGCTCGCGCTTCGGCCAGTTCCCTTGGCGTCAGCACTCGCCCGCGGGGCTGGGCCAGGATGGGCGGCGAGTAAATGATTGACTCCAGAGGGAGCAGGGCGACGTGCTGTCGCTCGGCCGCCGGCGCCATCCGCCACGCCAATAGCGTGGCGAACGCCAGCGCCGCCGTGAGCGCGGCAACCGCACCCAGCAACCCGCGCCCCGTCAGCGGCAGATGATCGCATTCCCCGGCTAGGCGTTTAGCCGAGGGCTTGAGCGCCGGTCCGACGCCTGCGGCAAAGTAGCTCCAGGCGCCCTCCCAGTTCACCAGCAGCGCCGGCTGGGAATCTTCGAAGTAGTAGGCGGGCAGTTCCGGAACGTGGGCCAGCGCCGTCCCCAGCGACGAAAAGCCCGAGAGAGGGCGATCCCAGTCCACCAGCAAGGCCGGCGCGCCCCCGGTCCGATGAAAATAGCCCACGGGCAGTTCCGGAGCACGCTGCAGCGCGGGACCGAGGGACGTGGTGAAGTTCCGCCAGCGCGGCTCCCAGTCCACCAGAAGCTTGGGCACATCGCTCATGGGGTGGGCTGGTGGTTCCGTTCGCGGACTATCTCCAGTTGATCGCCCACGCTGGTGCCGGTGTTAAAGATGGTGTGCGGCGGTAACTCCAGCACCGTGGCGGCCTCCATGACCATCGGCGTCATGCGCCACGGGCGGACGTTTTCTTCCAGGCCCACTACGATCTGGTCGGCGTCCAGATACACCACGTCGATGGGGAAACGCATGGCCATGGTGTGCACGCCATGGCAGGGAATGATCCACAGCCCCGATCCCGGCGGGAAACTCTCCCGCCTGCGGCCCATCAGTCCACGCAGTCGTCCCGCGTGCGTATCCGCGACGCGCAGTTCGCTGGCCAGGAAGGCCTGTCGCGTGCGGTTGTATGCGTATCCGCGCCGATGGGAGTTGGCATTCGGCGGCTCCGGCATGGTTTACGCCCGCTTCCCCTTGCGGTTGTACACCACCAGCCCTAGGAGGAGCACCACGGCTAAGATCGCGTATTCCATGTCGTTCCTCTACCTCAGCGCCGGCATCAGGTTCCGGATCAGCTGGATGGCCGCCGGACCCAGGCTGACGAAGAACATGGACGGGAAAATGAAGAACACCAGCACCGGCACCATCTTGATGGTGGTCTTGGCCGCGGCTTCCTCGGCCCGCTGCCGCCGCTCGGTGCGCAAGGCGTCGGAGTGCACTCGCAGCGCGGTGGCGATGCTGGTGCCGAACCGGTCGGTCTGGATGAGCACCGCCACCAGCGCCCGCATGTCATCCACGCCCGTGCGCACCGCCAGGTTGCGCAGTGCTTCCGCGCGCGGCTTGCCGGCCCGCATCTCCAGGTTCACCAGGCCGAATTCTTCGCTCAAATCCTTGTGGACGTGCCGCATCTCATCGCCCACCCGCTGCACCGCCTGGTCCAGGCCCAGTCCTGCCTCCACGCAGATCACGGCCAGGTCCAGCGCATCGGGCAGTCCCAGGCGCAGGGCCATCTGCCGCGCCTTCACCTTCTGCCGCAGCAGCATGCTTGGGAACACATAGCCTAGCCCTATCAAACCCACCGCGAACATGGGGTCGCGCAGGAAGAGGTTTGTGCTTACCACCAGAATCACCGCCGCTCCCAGCAGCACCACACGCGAGCCGAAGTAGATGGTGGCGTGCCGCGGTTCGCGGAATCCCGCCTGCACCAGCATCAGCCGTGCCCGTGAAAGTTCTGCCGGGGACGTCGGCAGCGCCTTGGCCAGCGGCGATAGGGCCTGCTCCAGGCGTTCCTGCACCCCCGGCTTTTTCTCCTCGATGCGCACCCCGGTCAACGCCCGCAGGCGCGCGCCCAGCAGCGAAGCCGGCGACAGGGCCGCTGCCATCAGGAAAAAGAACGCCGCCGCCAGCGTAATGAACATCGCTGCCGCGATCAGTAGATTAGTCAGCGCCATATCCTCACACCCGGATCCGAATGATCCTGCGGATCAGAAAGAAGCCCATGGTTTGCATCACGACGCCCGCCGCGATCAGCCCGTGCCCGATCGGGTCCTTCCACAGCGGCTCGATGAACTTGTAGTCCATCCACGCCATCATGGCCACCACGCTGGGCGGCAGCAACATCAGGATAAGCAGCGTCAGCCGGCCCTGCGCCGTGTACACCCGCACCTGTCGCAGGATCTTGAAGCGCTCCCGGATCAGATAGGAAAGCTTGTCCAGGATTTCCGCCAGGTTTCCACCCGTTTCGCGCTGCAGCATCACCGTGGTGACGAAGAACTTCACGTCCACCAGGGGGACGCGCTCACCCAGGTTCAGCAGCGCATCGCGTACCGGCAAACCGTACTTCTGTTCCTCGAACAGCTTGCGGAATTCTCCCGATACCGGCTCGCCCAGTTCATTCCCGATCAGCTCGATGGCCGTGGTGAAAGCGTGGCCCGCTCGCGTGGCCCGGGCCAGCAGTTCGATGGCCTCCGGGAACATCTCTTCGAATTTCTGGAAGCGCCGCGCCCGTTTGTAGGAGTAAAAAAAGTAGGGCATCAATCCGCCCAGCGCGGCCATGGCTACCGCCAGGGGTGCGATGTTCGACCACTCCATGGTCAGCGCCCCGAAGACCATCGCCAGCGCGACTGAGACCATCAGGAACTTGCCGGCCCGTGTGCCGGTGTCTGCCTGGTCCAGAAAGTGTTGAATTTGCTTGACCCGCGGGGACTGTTGCAGCACCCGGTTCAGGGCCGGAATCTCGCTCAGGATCTCGTCGCGCAGCAGCGCCAGTTCTTCGGAGTGGCCCCGATCCTGCGCCCGCTCCAAAGAGAGCAGCCGCTCGCGCATCGACCGCGCCCGCGCATCCCGCTCTTCGAAGGCCCCGGCCACCGTGAAGACCAGGATCACTATGAGGGTGAACAGCCCCAGGACGACGATATAGACCATGTACGCCTCTTCCTCTCGATGTCGGTCCTACACCACCACTTCGGTCTCAAACAGCGAAGAGGGCAGCCGATACCCGGCGGCGTTCAACCGGTCGGTGAACTTCGGTCGGATGCCCGTGGCCTTGAACGCTCCCCGCACCTTGCCGCGTTCATCCAGTCCTCGCCGCTCGAAGGTGAAAATCTCCTGCATGGTCACCACTTCGCCTTCCATGCCGGTGAGTTCGGCGATGCTGATCACCTTGCGGCTGCCGTCCGTCAGGCGCTGCACCTGCACAATGGCATGCAGCGCGGAAGCAATCTGCTGCCGGATGGAGCGGTCCGGGATGTTCAGGTTGGCCATCGAGACCATGTTCTCCACGCGGGAGAGCGCGTCGCGCGGCGTGTTGGCGTGCACCGTGGTCATCGAGCCCTCGTGGCCCGTGTTCATGGCCTGCAGCATGTCGAAGGCCTCGTCGCCGCGCACCTCGCCCACCACGATCCGGTCGGGACGCATGCGCAGCGCGTTGATCACCAGTTGTCTTTGCCGCACCGCCCCTTTGCCCTCGATGTTGGGTGGCCGGGTCTCCAGCCGCACCACGTGCTCCTGCTTCAACTGCAACTCGGCCGCGTCCTCGATGGTCACAATGCGCTCGGTCGAGGGGATGTAGCCCGACATCACGTTCAGCAGCGTGGTCTTGCCGGCGCCCGTTCCGCCCGAGATCAGGATGTTCAGCTTGCCCTTCACCATCGCCTTCAGAAGCTCCAGCATCGGTTCGGTGATGGATTTGTTGGCGACGAAGTCCTTGTCGGTCAGCGGGTCGCGCCCGAATCGGCGGATGGAGAGCGACGGCCCGTCAATGGCCAGCGGCGGGATGATGGCGTTCACACGCGAGCCGTCCATCAGGCGCGCGTCCACCAGCGGCGACGACTCGTCGATGCGCCGTCCCACCCGCGACACGATGCGGTCGATGATCTGCATCAGGTGGGCGTCGTCTTTGAAGCTCAGGTTGGTCTTCTCCAGCTTGCCCGCCCGTTCGATGTACACGTTGGCGTGCCCGTTCACCAGGATGTCGCTGATGGACGGATCCTTCAGCAGCGGCTCCAACGGCCCCAGCCCGAAGATTTCGTCCAGGATCTCCCGCGCCAGGCGCTCGCGCTCGGCAAAGCTGAGCGGCACGGCTTCCGCGCTGACGGAATCCCGGATGACCGCCAGCACCTCCTCCCGCGCCGTGTCGCTGGGCGCCTTGCCCAGCTTCTCCAGGTTCAGACGGTCCAGGATCTTGCGGTGCAGCGTGGACTTCACCTGCTGGTATTCGGTTCGCTCGAAGAAGGTTTGCAGTTCCAACTAGTCTCTCCTCAGATCAGCGGAATGGGGTCCAGCTCTTGGGCTTGGAAGCCGCGCCCTGCGTCAGCGCCGTCGCCAAGCCCTGGAAGGCGCGCGAGACTTCGGAGTGGTTCGTCTGCAACACCGGCACGCCCCGGTCGATGGCGTTGGAGATGGCCGCGTAGTTGTTGGGGATCTTCCACAGCAACTTGGTGTGCGTGGCCGCCTCGGCGTCGGCGTCCGTGAAGCCCGAGATCTTCCGGTACCGGTTCAGCACCAGGCGCAGCCGTTCCCGGCCGCTCCCGTCGTTCAGGAAGTTCTGCACC comes from the Terriglobales bacterium genome and includes:
- a CDS encoding type II secretion system F family protein, with translation MALTNLLIAAAMFITLAAAFFFLMAAALSPASLLGARLRALTGVRIEEKKPGVQERLEQALSPLAKALPTSPAELSRARLMLVQAGFREPRHATIYFGSRVVLLGAAVILVVSTNLFLRDPMFAVGLIGLGYVFPSMLLRQKVKARQMALRLGLPDALDLAVICVEAGLGLDQAVQRVGDEMRHVHKDLSEEFGLVNLEMRAGKPRAEALRNLAVRTGVDDMRALVAVLIQTDRFGTSIATALRVHSDALRTERRQRAEEAAAKTTIKMVPVLVFFIFPSMFFVSLGPAAIQLIRNLMPALR
- a CDS encoding CpaF family protein, giving the protein MELQTFFERTEYQQVKSTLHRKILDRLNLEKLGKAPSDTAREEVLAVIRDSVSAEAVPLSFAERERLAREILDEIFGLGPLEPLLKDPSISDILVNGHANVYIERAGKLEKTNLSFKDDAHLMQIIDRIVSRVGRRIDESSPLVDARLMDGSRVNAIIPPLAIDGPSLSIRRFGRDPLTDKDFVANKSITEPMLELLKAMVKGKLNILISGGTGAGKTTLLNVMSGYIPSTERIVTIEDAAELQLKQEHVVRLETRPPNIEGKGAVRQRQLVINALRMRPDRIVVGEVRGDEAFDMLQAMNTGHEGSMTTVHANTPRDALSRVENMVSMANLNIPDRSIRQQIASALHAIVQVQRLTDGSRKVISIAELTGMEGEVVTMQEIFTFERRGLDERGKVRGAFKATGIRPKFTDRLNAAGYRLPSSLFETEVVV
- a CDS encoding DUF192 domain-containing protein; translation: MPEPPNANSHRRGYAYNRTRQAFLASELRVADTHAGRLRGLMGRRRESFPPGSGLWIIPCHGVHTMAMRFPIDVVYLDADQIVVGLEENVRPWRMTPMVMEAATVLELPPHTIFNTGTSVGDQLEIVRERNHQPTP
- a CDS encoding polyprenol monophosphomannose synthase; its protein translation is MTPHPPVRFSLVLPTYNEAANIERMVPSLQEVFSAAKLADYEIVIVDDDSPDGTGSIADSLAAASAGRVRSLRRKGERGLATAVVAGWKTTKAPVLAVMDADGQHPPEVVPRLLQALDRGADVAVASRYTAGGDIPRWNVVRRLGSKFATLLVRLALPAGVRHLRDPLSGCFALRREVIEGVELKPLGFKILLEVLLRGRVHRLEEVPYVFAPRTGGKSKLGARVAILDAVQLLRSSWQSRRGRP
- a CDS encoding type II secretion system F family protein, translated to MVYIVVLGLFTLIVILVFTVAGAFEERDARARSMRERLLSLERAQDRGHSEELALLRDEILSEIPALNRVLQQSPRVKQIQHFLDQADTGTRAGKFLMVSVALAMVFGALTMEWSNIAPLAVAMAALGGLMPYFFYSYKRARRFQKFEEMFPEAIELLARATRAGHAFTTAIELIGNELGEPVSGEFRKLFEEQKYGLPVRDALLNLGERVPLVDVKFFVTTVMLQRETGGNLAEILDKLSYLIRERFKILRQVRVYTAQGRLTLLILMLLPPSVVAMMAWMDYKFIEPLWKDPIGHGLIAAGVVMQTMGFFLIRRIIRIRV